In one window of Paraflavitalea soli DNA:
- a CDS encoding PorP/SprF family type IX secretion system membrane protein — MCEQSGMNQETTGDSAGTMSYCIRTSFVFLLCGLLVSNRSAGQDLHFSQWFNSPLTTNPANTGFIPDADYRIGANYRNQWSNVMSVPYKTYSIWGDAQVFRNRIESGWLGLGGVILRDVAGSSQLTSTKVYASAAYHQMIGISHLLSAGFNVGWSNKRINTSALKFPDQFDGKFFDSNFPSDGIPEATNINYFDVQVGLNYAYFPTDKIYLNGGVSAWHINRPRESFFSSDPAGYDSRISPRYNAFVNASLKVTDEVILNPMAYYSLQAKSNELVAGANVQYNLSGEGGEMQVLGGLYYRPGDAFVPMIGFEYKNIRLTFTYDATTSSLKQYNNSRGAYEFALMNRGFYDEYNGDKRQSLCPTF, encoded by the coding sequence ATGTGTGAGCAAAGTGGGATGAACCAGGAAACTACAGGCGATTCTGCCGGTACCATGTCATATTGCATCAGAACATCTTTCGTGTTTTTGCTGTGCGGGCTGCTGGTTAGCAACCGATCGGCAGGACAGGATCTGCATTTTTCCCAATGGTTCAACTCCCCGCTTACCACCAATCCGGCCAATACGGGCTTTATTCCTGATGCCGACTACCGCATAGGCGCCAATTACCGCAACCAGTGGTCCAATGTCATGTCGGTACCATATAAAACTTATAGCATCTGGGGCGACGCCCAGGTATTCCGCAACCGCATTGAAAGCGGCTGGCTGGGATTGGGCGGTGTGATCTTACGTGATGTAGCCGGCTCCAGCCAGCTTACCTCTACCAAAGTGTATGCCTCTGCAGCTTATCACCAGATGATCGGTATCTCACACCTGCTATCGGCAGGGTTCAATGTAGGCTGGTCCAATAAACGGATTAATACCAGCGCCCTGAAATTCCCTGACCAGTTTGACGGCAAGTTCTTCGATTCCAACTTCCCATCGGATGGTATACCGGAAGCTACCAATATCAATTATTTCGATGTACAGGTGGGCCTGAACTATGCTTACTTCCCTACCGACAAAATATACCTGAACGGAGGCGTAAGTGCCTGGCATATCAACAGGCCCCGGGAATCGTTCTTCAGTTCCGATCCGGCGGGTTATGATTCGCGCATATCGCCCCGTTACAATGCCTTTGTCAATGCCAGCCTGAAGGTAACGGATGAGGTGATCCTGAATCCGATGGCCTATTATAGCCTGCAGGCCAAATCCAATGAACTGGTGGCCGGCGCCAATGTACAATACAACTTATCCGGCGAAGGGGGGGAAATGCAGGTACTGGGCGGTTTGTATTACCGGCCGGGCGACGCCTTTGTTCCCATGATCGGTTTTGAATACAAAAATATACGGCTTACATTCACTTACGATGCAACTACCTCCTCTCTGAAACAATACAATAACAGCCGGGGCGCTTATGAATTTGCTTTGATGAACAGGGGCTTTTATGATGAATACAATGGAGACAAAAGGCAGTCCCTGTGTCCAACGTTTTAG